A stretch of the Papaver somniferum cultivar HN1 chromosome 6, ASM357369v1, whole genome shotgun sequence genome encodes the following:
- the LOC113285895 gene encoding glucan endo-1,3-beta-glucosidase 13-like, which produces MERRSQDLRSTGTLLLPIMFMVQVVHLLVSTTEAADYAIPVTSFSPPEGNTTFLDGTTWCIAKPGVSQVDLQIALDWACGLGSTDCRPIRSDGPCFKPDTLLSHASYAFNSYYQVNGNNDVACTFGGTATLTRNNPSYGKCIYASSRPDSSSPSLSHNTTFLWLQILCLILLVVRNWN; this is translated from the exons ATGGAAAGAAGATCACAGGATTTGAGGAGTACTGGTACTTTGCTGCTGCCGATCATGTTCATGGTTCAAGTTGTACATCTTCTTG TTTCTACAACTGAGGCGGCAGATTATGCGATTCCGGTCACAAGCTTTTCGCCACCAGAGGGAAACACGACGTTCTTGGATGGCACGACATGGTGCATTGCTAAGCCAGGGGTGTCACAGGTTGATTTGCAAATAGCATTGGACTGGGCCTGTGGATTGGGATCAACTGACTGTAGGCCTATTCGATCAGATGGGCCTTGTTTTAAACCAGACACTCTACTCTCTCATGCTTCTTATGCATTCAACAGCTATTACCAAGTGAATGGGAATAATGATGTCGCTTGCACTTTTGGTGGAACAGCTACTCTTACTAGAAACAATCCAA GTTACGGGAAGTGTATTTACGCCTCATCACG GCCGGACTCTTCCTCGCCATCTCTTTCACATAATACGACTTTTTTGTGGTTGCAAATTTTATGTCTTATACTGTTGGTTGTAAGAAATTGGAACTAA